Genomic window (Pogoniulus pusillus isolate bPogPus1 chromosome 17, bPogPus1.pri, whole genome shotgun sequence):
atctgttggaggtcggagaccggtgcggcgagagatcggggcactgagagtcgactctgtggcttctgcgcagcagtgcaatttattagggcgatacagcgacctttatagcccccaaagggggtgtagacaactgacttagttcaagattggtacaagtggagggtacagattggctccaggttaagtgtaaggcagagataggttaacttacagtaaacaccttaaggatcccacccagggggggtggccagagtcagccccctgggccgtgcccacctcagaggcgggcagattccaccccctgacagctgtgcgtgggttgctcattgttgcaggctcaggcccctgggagcctcaaggctccaaggacacttctcatcacagggtctgatgtttacctttcatgctccgctgcgggaggaagcttcccacactcTTTAATTGCTTTCATCAGAATTCTCTCCACCTTGGCTCATATGTCATCAAGTTTTGATTTCATTTCATATTGAAAATGTGGTATCTTTTAAAAACAACATATATTTACACTGAATTAGTTTTTGTAGTAACTCCAGTCTGAGACAGTTAAATGCAAGCTTGTGTAATCCTGGTTTTGTGCCTAAGCTGAACGGTTTGAGTTCAAGATTTACAGGCTGCATATTAAAGCACACACGTTACAAATTATGACATAAATGTAATTGTGTTGCAGAATACCACAACTCATCTTTCTCTCCTATCTTTGACAATGAAAACATTCAGTTCCCATAGATGTTAATACAAAACGTTACAGGTGTGAAGAAAAACAATGCTTCAAAAGGAAGTatacaaagcagaaaaagccATCAGCTCAAAAGCAACTGGCAGAAAATAGCTGGTGGAATCTTCTTTTGTGCAGCTCCTCTGTAGATGTTTTGCTCTCAGGACTACTTAAGACAAATGATTAATTGAAGAGTTATTCTGCTCTTGAGACATGCTGATTGGATTTTCTTTACACAGGATGACATTCAGTTACTGAAGGAGCTGAAAGTTAATCACTATCTGCTCTCTATCTCATGGCCTCGCATCATGCCCACTGGCATCAAAAGTAAGCATAACAATTTCACTGTCTTCTTGCTGGTATTAGCAGGGAAGAGATTTTACTCTTGAGTATACAAGGACAGGctaagttggggttgttcagcctgaagaagaaaaggctccaggagaccttctggtggcctttcagggctgagaagaaagctggggacagacttttgagcagggcctgttgtgacaggacaagaggtgatggtctAGACTAAAAGAGCGAGATTAAgactggagggaaggaagaaatctTTGACTCTGAGGGTAGTGAAAGCCTGggccagattgcccagagaggtgggagatgccccatttggaaacattccaggtcatgttgtttggggctctgagcaatctgctctagttgcatatgtccctgctggctgcagggagattgaaCAGGATGCCCTTGAGAGGTCACTTCCTTCCAACcgaaaccactctatgattccataccATAGTTGTTTAACATGACTGCTAAATACATTTCTGGGATTTTTGTCTGCAGAACAGAGTGCAACCATTAGACATCCATCACTGTAATGTCAAACTCCTCAGTTAAAATTCTTAGATTCCAGTTATGTGAGAAGCAGTCCAGGTCATTTCTCCTCTGTGTCTTTCATCAGCAGAACAACTGAATGAGAAGGGAATACAGTTCTACAACGATACAATTAACAGTCTTCTGGAAAACAACATTATCCCTATTGTAAGCCTCTATCACTGGGACCTGCCACAGGTTAGGCAGTGTTTAAATTACTAAAATATCTAATATAAATGCTGCTGAGAGGAAATTTGTTTCTACATTTAAGGGCTAGGTGTACTTTAGAAAAATGTTTGAAGATGCTTGCATGCATTTCAATATGGTTATCATTATCTCCAGTTCATTTGCATTTTCTATACAATGAGGCTTTGACAAATCTCCTTCTAAGCCACAGAAATACAAACCCAAGTCTCTGTTAACAGGCAGATGAAATTTAAAATAACATCACTGAATCTTGAAATTCTTCTTTATGAAGGCTCTCCAGGAGAAGTATGGTGGCTGGCAAAACATAAGCATGATCAGTTATTTTAATGATTATGCAAATCTGTGTTTTGAGAAGTTTGGTGATCGTGTCAAACACTGGATTACTTTTAGCAACCCCTGGGTAAGTGATCAATGTCTTCCTTGCAGTCATACCCATTACACTCCTCTGTAGCTTAAGAATTAGAagagtgggaaaagaaaaaatgatgCCATTAACCTTTGTGCTCAAAATCTCAGTGGCCAGATTCCAGAGTCCtcacacaagaaggacatggaccttttggagcatggccagaaggggacacaacaatgatgggagggctggagccCCTCTGCTTTGAGgctgagagttggagttgttaaacctggagaagagaaagctccagtaaggccttctggtggcctttcaggaatTAGAGAGACCAAGAGGAAAGCCAGATACAGACTTTAGAGTAGGGCCTGtcgtgacagaacaaggggtgatggtctGAACCAAGAGAGAGATTCAGATTAGTTATGAGGATTAAAGTTTTTGATGCTCAGGGTGGtaagaccctggcccaggtttcccagggaggtggtagatgcccctggaaccatcccaggtgaagtctggggctctgagcaacttgctctaactgaagatgtccctgtttagactggctgagctttaaagcTACCTTCTGTACAGCAAAGCTATAAgacatgagagagagagaatactTAGAAAGTTACAAATTACCCTTTTTCATCAGATAATAGCAAGCTGGTGAGGCAGTCCACTACTGCTAGTTACCAACACATTACTTACAACAAACCACACCATCTTATCCACCAAGCAGTGGGATAGCAGATGGGAAAGAAAGAGTGGCCTGGAAAGGATGGAGAGATTGAGATAGCCACAGAGCATGCAGAAGAGCACAGAATCCAAGGATCATAACAAATCCTTTAGCTCTGCTGTTCAGAGAATAACTAACTCTGTGTTTGTAGGCTGTTGCTGAGAAGGGTTATGAAACGGGAGAACATGCACCAGGACTGAAGCTCGGTGGATGTGGAGCATACAAAGCAGCACACCATATAATTAAAGTAAAATTATGTGTGAATTAAGGCTTTTTAGCAGATAattaagttgtttttttttttattctgctCTTTAAGCAGAAACACAGTTTTGCAATGCTTTCATTTCCAACTCATGTATCAAACTTATCATCTGTTTGAAATGCACCAGATTCTTCAGGTGCCTCAGGAGACGCCAGGTGCTTATTGTGACACTGCTGcaacaacttcatttttatcTCGTTATTGAAATGTCTCTTTTACAGCATGTTTCAAACTGCTAGAGTAAGaaaagaaacatccaggttatTCTAGAAACAAGGAGTAAACCTGACCTGTTGTTCCAGTGAGAcagtggaatgggttgcccagagaagctgtggatgcctcatctctggaagtgttgaagatcaggttggatgaggctttgagcaatctgatctagggGAAGgtgccactgcccatggcaagggggctgaaaacagatgatctttaagatcccttccaactcaaaccattctataattctacaaAATGAACCTGGATTTGGCAAGCCTAGTTCTTATGAACTTTGATTTGCCTGACTAAAGTAGGCAAAGACACCCAAAGAACAGAACAGAGTGCTGAATAATGCATATAATATTCTGGAACTTAGGGAAGGAATCCCACATAAATGCTTTTTTGACCCGTTATATGAACTGAAGCTTCCACAATACACATGAAAAGGGTTATGTAACGTTTTCAGACACCCCTTAATGCAAAAACTGCTCTTCATATTCACTAACTTTCTCTGACATAACAGATTAAAATGTGCATAGGACTGATTTTAACTTACAGACTCATGCCAAGGTCTGGCACTCGTACAACACCACCTGGCGCAGTCAGCAGCAAGGTAAGCAGGATTCGCTCTGTAGTTATGCTTCTCTTTATATTAAAGGCTTAAAGACGAGGCACTGACTGCAGATTTGCCACTTTGTGTTTCAAGGTATGGTTGGAATTTCCCTAACTAGTGCTTGGGGTGAACCTGTTGATCCACACAACCAAACAGATCAGGATGCAGCTGAAAGATACATTCAGTTCCACTTGGGATGGTTTGCAAACCCCATTTACAGAGGAGACTATCCAGAAGTCATGAAGACTTATGTAGGTAAGCCTCTGCAGTCCAACACAACATGAATAAATCACACACTCACAGCACACCACAGCAAAACAGGCCCTATTCAACATGCAGTTCAGACTGGTATGAGGACACAATAAATGTCCTGTGAGTTAgacacagctgctgagcagttTTGGGGGATACAGCACAACCAAAGAACTGAGCTGCTGTTGAGCTTAACAGCTGCACACCTCAGCACTCCACActgaaaagaaagcagctaCCTCACTTTTCAGTCATAGCCCATTTTTAGTGACCTAATCGAGAGTTGTTAAATATTTGTCTGGATTTGCCATCTAAAGACAATGATCCAGACGTTTTTACTACAAAAGATTGTATTTCTACAGGGTTCCACTGTCTTTCTTTCACAGCGAAGAAGACAGGCAATGTACCCAGCAGCAAAGCATTTCTGTTCTTGTCATATTACATTTCCAAGCATTCTGTTGATACTTATCAAGCTCcttggaagaaaaacaaacaaaaagtataagcaaaacaaaaatacaaaccaaccaaacaaaaataacaacctaacaccaaaaaacccaaacaaaacccaaccaaccacccaCTTTAATTGTCTTCTCCTTGAATTGCTCACAACTCCTCCAAACCAAAAGGATAAAAGATTATTTCATCTTGATAATAGCAATCAGACTAACATGTCCTCTATGCTAAGCTCAGGGAAACTTTATTGTTGGTGAGGTAAAGAAAATCAATTTCTGTGGTTTTCATAAGTGTGTTTCCTATAATTATTTTGATAGGTAGGAAGAGTGCACAGCAGGGCCTGGGGACATCAAGATTGCCAACTTTCTCAGTGCAAGAGAAAGCCTACATTAAAGGCACATCGGATTTCCTGGGAATAGGTCACTTTACTACTCGTTATGTCCTACAGAAGAGCTTTCCCTTTCTACAAGTGTCCAGCTACCACACTGACCATGATTTGGCTGAACTGGTGGACCCAGAATGGCCAGCTCCAGGGCCTAAGTGGTTATATTCTGTGCCCTGGGGACTCAGAAGATTACTCAACTTCATTAAGGTGAATACAGAACAAAATGTCTGGTTGCatgcagaagctgcaggtgATTCACTTCCACTGTTTTAGATTTTCAAGTTTCACCTACATAGTGTCATAGAGGATGTTTCTTTACCAAACAAACCACCTTAATTTCAGTTCAGAAAACTACAGTTGGGTACGTGTAGTTACATTCCTAGCTACACATTCATCTCACTAAAGGTAACCAAGTAAATCTAGAAAATTGCTTTTAATGCAGTTTACTAAGACTGATGTTCTGTCAAAACAAGATGATTGTGCTGATACAAAACAGCCTAAACCTCTCTTTGCCTGCAGACCCAGTATGGGAACCCTCTCATTTATGTGACAGAGAATGGAGTTGCCGAAAAGGTGCAGTGCACGCAGCTGTGTGATGAGTGGCGCATAGAGTACCTGAGAGGGTATATTAATGAAATACTGAAAGGTAACGAAAAACATTCTTTAAGTAGGTTTAGACCAGATcctagaaagaagttcttcagtgtgagggtggtgagaccctggaatgtgttgctcagggaggctgtggatgccttctctcTAGGAGTGTTCAGAGGCCtggttggatgaagctttgagcagtTGAGCCTAGTTGggaagcatccctgcccatgttgtggaggttggagtagattatatctaaggtcccttccaacctgagccattccacgatgatgattctgtgattatttcagAGTTTTTCACCTTCTGATATAAATTACAAGGACAAAACATAGAAGCATAAATCACCACAGATAAAAACAGACAGCAAACTAGACTGACGTTCACAACCTAGCCTAACCCTAATAAATAATCTATGTGAGATTTAATACTGTAATAGATCAGTTTCCACTTTCAACAAGGAGAAATTGCATTTCATTTCCATTCTTATAGAGCTCTAGAACTCTAAGATGAAGAGAACACTGCCAAAGAATCTAAATTACTTCACACTTTGTCATTTTTCTGTCCtacttcccttctttctttccagtATAAAACAAGACTACAGAGCCATATTTTAAGTATGACAAACACAGGCAACAAGTTTAACAGAGAAATTTGTCTTCTGTTTACAGCTCTAAATGATGGTGTTAATGTCAAAGGCTACACTGCCTGGTCACTGCTGGATAAATTTGAGTGGAACGAAGGCTTCTCTGAAAGATTTGGATTTTACCATATTGattttaaaaacaagaacaagcCACGATACCCAAAGGCATCTGCTGACTACTATAAAAAGATTATCAGTGCAAATGGATTCCCAAATCCAAGAGAGGTGATGTCAATTGctaattttcttcttgtttttttttttcccttcaataTATGGGTAAATATCAGACTGTATTTGATGAAACAACTTGCATGAATGAATACAGGACATCAAATAGCACTTTGGATTTGTGAATACAGGATGTGTTAAACACAGATCTCCAGGAGAGAGGAAGTAGAAACAGCCTCAACTACTATTTCCAAAGTATTTCACAAACTACTTAGTTTTAAtgatgtgatcaaagattctggATCCTGAGTTAGCAGTGCTCTGACTTCTAGGTAGAAAATGACACATCTGTCCTACCTTAGTGGAATATCATGTGGGATATGTTATGTGATTGGAAAAATGTTATTAAAAGTTACCTATAAGAAATACATTGCATCTTAAAATCACAAACTTTCAGAAAACCATGTGTTTACAGAATAGTTTCAAGTCAACTGTAGTGGACAAGTATTTAGGGACAGATGAAATTACTCCAGATGCAATAGAGCATCACAATCTAATAAAACTACTGCCTGTCAACTTTCTCAGGTGGAACACTGGTATGACAAGGCCATGGACACTTGCTCTACCACACAGAAACTCCTTGTTACAGGTAAGGATTTGCTTTCTGTCTTGTTTTATGAAGGCATATTTCAGATTTTTAATTTCTCTGTGAATACCACAATTGGTAGATCCTAGAAACACAAGAGATTTCAAATACAACAAGCCTCTGCAGAAAAATATCTTTACTCTTTCCAGATAAAAATCTCTGTAGCTAAACAGATTAACTTTGGCTGGTAATGGAAAACACCAACTGAAAAATGAGATCAGTTTCACACAGTATAAAATGTCATCCTACTTGGTCCCAGCTGCTGAGTGCCATGTTCTG
Coding sequences:
- the LCTL gene encoding lactase-like protein isoform X3, with the translated sequence MISYFNDYANLCFEKFGDRVKHWITFSNPWTHAKVWHSYNTTWRSQQQGMVGISLTSAWGEPVDPHNQTDQDAAERYIQFHLGWFANPIYRGDYPEVMKTYVGRKSAQQGLGTSRLPTFSVQEKAYIKGTSDFLGIGHFTTRYVLQKSFPFLQVSSYHTDHDLAELVDPEWPAPGPKWLYSVPWGLRRLLNFIKTQYGNPLIYVTENGVAEKVQCTQLCDEWRIEYLRGYINEILKDSLITHMEKVTEIVLPTVFTLCILISIVLLVLYLRNHS
- the LCTL gene encoding lactase-like protein isoform X2; amino-acid sequence: MISYFNDYANLCFEKFGDRVKHWITFSNPWAVAEKGYETGEHAPGLKLGGCGAYKAAHHIIKTHAKVWHSYNTTWRSQQQGMVGISLTSAWGEPVDPHNQTDQDAAERYIQFHLGWFANPIYRGDYPEVMKTYVGRKSAQQGLGTSRLPTFSVQEKAYIKGTSDFLGIGHFTTRYVLQKSFPFLQVSSYHTDHDLAELVDPEWPAPGPKWLYSVPWGLRRLLNFIKTQYGNPLIYVTENGVAEKVQCTQLCDEWRIEYLRGYINEILKDSLITHMEKVTEIVLPTVFTLCILISIVLLVLYLRNHS
- the LCTL gene encoding lactase-like protein isoform X1, encoding MISYFNDYANLCFEKFGDRVKHWITFSNPWAVAEKGYETGEHAPGLKLGGCGAYKAAHHIIKTHAKVWHSYNTTWRSQQQGMVGISLTSAWGEPVDPHNQTDQDAAERYIQFHLGWFANPIYRGDYPEVMKTYVGRKSAQQGLGTSRLPTFSVQEKAYIKGTSDFLGIGHFTTRYVLQKSFPFLQVSSYHTDHDLAELVDPEWPAPGPKWLYSVPWGLRRLLNFIKTQYGNPLIYVTENGVAEKVQCTQLCDEWRIEYLRGYINEILKALNDGVNVKGYTAWSLLDKFEWNEGFSERFGFYHIDFKNKNKPRYPKASADYYKKIISANGFPNPREVEHWYDKAMDTCSTTQKLLVTDSLITHMEKVTEIVLPTVFTLCILISIVLLVLYLRNHS